A region of Longimicrobiaceae bacterium DNA encodes the following proteins:
- a CDS encoding AarF/ABC1/UbiB kinase family protein — MAISLRGEHLKRYVDIGRLLVKYGRSDLVRDAGMEDLLREEAGVDAPDAAPAAAELSEDLERLGPTYIKLGQLLSTRADLLPPPYIEALSRLQDDVAPFPYAEVERIVTTELGVRMSRAFLDFDPEPLAAASLGQVHRARLRDGTEVAVKVQRPGIREQILTDLDALGDIAEFLDRHTEAGRRYGMEGVLAEFRKTLLSELDYRAEAQNLTTLGENLRDFERIAVPAPVPDYTTSRVLTMAYVPGKKVTELGPLARMELDGGVLAADLFRAYLKQILVDGFFHADPHPGNVFITPDGRIALIDVGMVGRVAPEMQERLLRMLLAVSEGRGEEAADTALRIGTTRVGIDEDGFTREVASLVSGMQGATARQLQVGRIVMEMTRMAAENGLLLPPELSTLGKTLFALDQVGRTLDPEFDPNAAIRRHAAEIMRQRMLKQASPGAMFSTLLETNELVQRLPGRVNAILDNLAENEFRVRVDAIDETHLMAGLQKIANRITLGLVLAALIIGAAMLMRVETTFRIWGYPGLAMLLFLAAVVGGVLLVLNIVVYDERSGKR; from the coding sequence ATGGCGATCTCGCTGCGCGGCGAGCACCTGAAGCGGTACGTAGATATCGGCAGACTGCTGGTGAAGTACGGGCGCTCGGACCTGGTCCGCGACGCCGGGATGGAAGACCTCCTGCGCGAGGAGGCGGGGGTGGACGCGCCGGACGCCGCCCCCGCCGCCGCCGAGCTGTCGGAGGACCTGGAGCGGCTGGGGCCCACCTACATCAAGCTGGGCCAGCTCCTCTCCACCCGGGCGGACCTCCTCCCGCCCCCCTACATCGAGGCGCTCTCCCGGCTGCAGGACGACGTGGCGCCCTTTCCCTACGCGGAGGTGGAGCGGATCGTCACCACGGAGCTGGGGGTGCGGATGTCCAGGGCGTTCCTGGACTTCGACCCGGAGCCGCTGGCGGCCGCCTCGCTGGGCCAGGTACACCGCGCCCGCCTGCGCGACGGGACGGAGGTGGCGGTCAAGGTGCAGCGGCCCGGGATCCGGGAGCAGATCCTCACCGACCTGGACGCGCTGGGCGACATCGCCGAGTTCCTGGACCGCCACACCGAGGCGGGGCGCCGCTACGGCATGGAAGGGGTGCTCGCGGAGTTCCGGAAGACGCTCCTTTCGGAGCTGGACTACCGCGCCGAGGCGCAGAACCTCACCACCCTGGGGGAGAACCTGCGCGACTTCGAGCGGATCGCGGTCCCCGCCCCGGTGCCGGACTACACCACTTCGCGCGTGCTCACCATGGCGTACGTGCCGGGGAAGAAGGTCACCGAGCTGGGCCCCCTGGCGCGCATGGAGCTGGACGGCGGCGTGCTGGCCGCGGACCTGTTCCGCGCCTACCTCAAGCAGATCCTGGTGGACGGCTTCTTCCACGCGGACCCGCACCCCGGGAACGTGTTCATCACCCCGGACGGGCGGATCGCGCTCATCGACGTGGGGATGGTGGGGCGGGTCGCGCCGGAGATGCAGGAGCGCCTCCTCCGCATGCTCCTGGCGGTCAGCGAAGGGCGCGGGGAGGAGGCGGCGGACACGGCGCTGCGGATCGGGACCACGCGCGTGGGCATCGACGAGGACGGCTTCACCCGGGAGGTGGCGTCGCTGGTGTCCGGGATGCAGGGGGCCACGGCGCGGCAGCTCCAGGTGGGGCGGATCGTGATGGAGATGACCCGGATGGCGGCGGAGAACGGGCTCCTCCTCCCCCCGGAGCTGTCCACCCTGGGGAAGACGCTCTTCGCGCTGGACCAGGTGGGGCGCACCCTGGACCCCGAGTTCGATCCCAACGCCGCCATCCGCCGCCACGCCGCGGAGATCATGCGGCAGCGGATGCTCAAGCAGGCCTCGCCCGGGGCGATGTTCTCCACCCTGCTGGAGACCAACGAGCTGGTGCAGCGGCTCCCCGGGCGCGTCAACGCCATCCTGGACAACCTGGCCGAGAACGAGTTCCGGGTGCGGGTGGACGCCATCGACGAGACGCACCTGATGGCGGGGCTGCAGAAGATCGCCAACCGCATCACCCTGGGGCTGGTGCTGGCGGCGCTCATCATCGGCGCGGCCATGCTGATGCGGGTGGAGACGACG
- a CDS encoding MSMEG_3727 family PQQ-associated protein, whose protein sequence is MRPLVRFALLAALAVPLAGCEYVGLLRPSVLKQLNPRVVRLVNYFPRVDDQNEAMVARLFAHGGLSHAELGRDGVFRDVVRVPPGEYMWYPAIIVMKRGGELELDFYNEDPFSYHAAFLPNEGDRHALVLPINTRGKARIRLEQPGLYWFGCPIANHAGRGMLGLVIVEGEVPPEAKLDRPRQPRP, encoded by the coding sequence ATGAGACCTCTCGTGCGCTTCGCCCTCCTGGCCGCGCTCGCCGTTCCCCTTGCGGGCTGCGAGTACGTGGGGCTCCTCCGGCCCAGCGTTCTCAAGCAGCTCAACCCCCGCGTCGTGCGCCTGGTGAACTACTTCCCGCGCGTGGACGACCAGAACGAGGCCATGGTGGCCCGGCTCTTCGCCCACGGGGGGCTGTCGCACGCCGAGCTGGGTCGCGACGGGGTCTTCCGGGACGTGGTCCGCGTCCCGCCCGGCGAGTACATGTGGTACCCGGCGATCATCGTCATGAAGCGGGGCGGCGAGCTGGAGCTGGACTTCTACAACGAGGACCCCTTCTCCTACCACGCGGCGTTCCTGCCCAACGAAGGTGACCGGCACGCGCTGGTGCTGCCGATCAACACGCGCGGAAAGGCCCGCATCCGGCTGGAGCAGCCGGGGCTCTACTGGTTCGGCTGTCCCATCGCCAACCACGCGGGACGGGGGATGCTGGGGCTGGTGATCGTCGAAGGCGAGGTGCCCCCGGAAGCGAAGCTGGACCGTCCACGGCAGCCCAGGCCCTGA
- a CDS encoding DUF2231 domain-containing protein, giving the protein MEARVKVLGHPVHQMLIVLPLGLLTGAVIFDVVHVLSGGDQWALISYWLIAVGVLSGLVAAVFGFLDWTKIPAGTRAKRVGRLHGGGNVVVVALFATSWLLRGGDPMEAGTLPIVLSLLGGGLSMLTGWLGGELVDRLGVGVDDGAHLDAPSSLSGRPAAEQAP; this is encoded by the coding sequence ATGGAAGCACGGGTCAAGGTGCTCGGGCACCCCGTCCACCAGATGCTGATCGTCCTCCCGCTCGGGCTGCTGACCGGTGCGGTGATCTTCGACGTGGTGCACGTGCTGAGCGGAGGGGACCAGTGGGCGCTGATCTCCTACTGGCTGATCGCCGTGGGCGTGCTCAGCGGCCTCGTCGCGGCGGTGTTCGGCTTCCTCGACTGGACCAAGATCCCCGCCGGGACGCGGGCCAAACGGGTCGGGCGGCTCCACGGCGGGGGGAACGTGGTGGTGGTCGCCCTGTTCGCGACGAGCTGGCTGCTGCGCGGCGGGGACCCGATGGAGGCGGGGACGCTCCCCATCGTGCTGTCGCTCCTGGGGGGCGGCCTCTCCATGCTGACCGGCTGGCTGGGAGGAGAGCTCGTGGACCGTCTGGGCGTGGGGGTGGACGACGGGGCTCACCTGGACGCACCCAGCTCGCTCTCCGGGCGCCCCGCGGCGGAACAGGCTCCGTAG